The Plasmodium chabaudi chabaudi strain AS genome assembly, chromosome: 14 genome contains the following window.
acttctttatatatattcggCTTTctcattataattatttccacttaattttaaatatattttataagcttaaaaaatgaatttaagCATTCTCTAACATATATATCTCAATATTTGGTCACAAGCAAAtcaaatgtatatatacataactTAGGGCATTATATAGCGACATATTACACATTATgatattattacaatttttggTGCTAATTtaagaatataatataattttacattattaataatatatatataccaaaatattgagaaaaaatattttttattaaaaaattattcacCACGTATATTTTCAAGGTACGCAATGAAATActaagtaaaaatatatacacatcGAAAAGCAAAAAGGCCAAAACGTTgcgtatgcatataaacaagtattttttaaaacacaTTCATATacgataataattttatttatctgatcatatatttttttttgcttttagttatttatatatatttcatttttttaatatttaaaaaggaaaaaaatgtcCGCTTGTAAATCTATTTCTTTGgaacattatttaattaagcaatttatagataaatatatacacgcatatatataatatgtaaattgtgttaaaaaaataaactatGTATACTCttgtataattatatataatatatgtatatgtatatgtaataatatagtaataatactGGGGATAACAAAGATTATTGAATTGAATAAAAggtgtaatattttttattgtttaaaataatgatgaataCTTTGCAAAAATTTGTATGCAGGAATAATAATCTCCTAAAGTTATGTTccaaaagaaatatatgtaacttaagtaaacaaaataaattttcaggatataaaatttatacagATGGGTTAATTCATTCCGAATTTTCCACCGACTTAAAAACAGTAAATGAAGTTGCAAAACTTCCAATATTTCGTATTTTGGATACGAATGGAAATTTATTAGATGGTCACACTGCACCGTTTGATGATGAAGAAGTATTAAACTTGTATAAACAGATGGTGGAATTTTCAATATGggatgaaatattttatggtaTTCAAAGGCAAGGAAGaatatcattttatatagtaAATGATGGGGAAGAAGGCTTACATTTTGGAATTGGTAAAGCCTTAACTGTAGATGATCATTTATATTGCCAATATCGAGAAACTGGTATTTTATTAAGTAGAGGTTTTACTTATGAAGATATACTTAATCAACTTTTTGGAACAAAGTATGATGAAGGTAAAGGAAGGCAAATGTGTATATGTTATACTAAGAaagatttaaatattcatacaATTACTACACCATTAGGGTCACAATTGTCTCATGCTGCTGGCTGTGGTTATGCATTAAAGTtggataataaaaaagcagTTGCTGCTACATTTTGTGGTGACGGATCGTCATCTGAAGGCGATTTTTATGCTGCTGTAAATTTTGCTTCTGTAAGGCAATCCCAAACTATgtttatttgtaaaaataatttatatgctaTATCAACATCGATAAAAGATCAATATAGAGGAGACGGTATTGCTCCTAGAGCATTAGCATTAGGTGTTGAATCTATAAGAGTCGATGGAAATGATTTATTCGCTAGTTATTTAGctactaaaaaaatgagaGATATTTGCATTCAAGAATCCAAACCTGTTTTTATGGAATTTATGTCCTACAGATATGGACATCATAGTACTTCAGACGACTCAACTTTGTACAGAccaaaagaagaaaatgatgcATGGAAAAAAGAAGGAGTTCATCCAATAAGCAGATTATTcttgtatttaaaaaataaaaatttatacacAGATAATGAAGATCAATTACATAGAAAAAGTGTCAAAGAAAAGGtattaaaagaattaaaaaaatatgaaaatgttaAAAGGTATAATATTGTAGGAGGATTATTTGAAGATGTCTATCATGAAGAAGATTGGAATATTAAGGAGCAAAGAGAGCAGTTTGAGCAATTTTttaaggaaaataaaaataattatgacacttcaaaatttgaaaattagTCTGAATAACATTGATATTGTTTTTTGCACACTATTTTTAAAGTCCTCAAAAAAATCATGTGGCAAAATACATTACGAACTACggtgatatatatttgagtTTATAGGGAAAGCAATTATATcctcatatttataatccCGTTATAATTCTcccaaaaataaaaatatatgggtGAACAAAAGTGGATActcattaattttatttccacaatttttttaataataaaattatatacatatatatatgcatataccgttatatatatttaacaaatcgtgttttttttataaacaaaaacataagaaaatataaaaaattatagtaaaataattaatcaGCGGATAAAAGATAattcatcatttatttattgacAAGGTATATAAGGACAAATCaacaaaaacaataaataaaacaatcgaatacatgataaaatattatgtaaaaaatatagcaaatgaaaatatgtattatttaaaatggtttacaatatttcataatttttctttattttatggtaattatatatccatattggtttcattttttaatatattttcaaaattttgacTACTGTCTTCATCTTGGCTATCTGGTGTCGATATAAAACTCGATAATTTTACAACATTTAATGAGTTTGATGAAGCActatcatcattatttttttttttcaataaaaagGAATCAAGACCATCTTGATCACCCTGAcgtttatttgtattttcgTCTAAATATGCGTGGCTATTATGaagatatatttcattatacaTAGTATTAGGTACTTCTTTTTTCTCAATCATATCATCTGAAAGTATTATctcattataatttttttttttattattacttttttttccttttttatcgctatttatttcataatcTAACATAGAAAAGGAGCTATCGTCTTTTATACTTTGACTTTTTACACAATTATTTCGTTCTTTGTTTTGTTTGCTCTTTTTCGTCttctctttcttttttttgcttcCCCTACTACTCTTACTATCCTTAGAATTTTGCTCCAAATAAGAatcaattaaatttttttcaagtaATTTTTCATCGCATTTTATATCTTCTACATCATTAGAACTATTTCCAAATCTTGGTGACTTTTTACAATTATCAAAAGAGCtggttttatatttttctcctaataaattttcatccATACTGCTATTTTCATTGtccacattttttatgttatggTTTGCttctatttcatttattttggaTTCATCAATTTCTTTCTTCACTATAGTAATATTATCACAGggattttccattttatgtttattagtatttttattattttcatttgtcTCATTGATATTGTTAACATTATCTTTATCATCTTTcttctttataattttattgccGACTTTCgaattttcttcttctttaTGTTTTGATACGTTCAAGCTTTGATCAGGGACATCAATATTTGTTGCgctcctttttttttcttttaatttatgtatatatgaatataatttatcaaCTTTTAtactcatttttttctttgttGATTCTtcacttttattattttctttattctTATTATGGTGTTTATCACTTTTTTCACTTCCATCACTATGTAGAGCATGCTTTTCAGTTTCCCAATTTAGATGAGGGTCATCTAAAATGTAATCTTCTTTTTCTAATGTGTCtggattatttttatgatcatcaattttatttagaGGAACAGTATCATCATTATCTGTTACAACACTTTGgctataatttgttttttcttctCCCTTTTTCTTTGAATGTTTAAAACCAAATTTTCCCAGATTTGTTAAAAACTTATtaaacttatttttattttttttttcgctagtttctatttttgaatatttatcataataaGTTTCATCTCCATTTGAATAATAAGATGCACAGGAATATGCAATAGAATCGTttcttttacttttattcATTGAACCTTTTTctgtttcattttctttaatagTACTTTCGATTATATCTTTTACCTCATCGTGTTCTGTTTTATCTACAACATTCAAAGCATTGCATTCCTTCTTTTCATCACCTTTTTCTAACGACACtgcttctttatttttatcttgtttatttttcgaACTATCGTCTGATTTTACTTTCTTTGTTTCTGCAATCACTTTAGACAAATTCGTATCTTCTccaattatttcattattttcttgaCGTGTTAccgaatttttttttttactctTAGGTTCATCTTTTTGATTCACCTTTTCagtaattttttctttttcttggAGGTTATCCGTTTTGGCTACTGGTACGTTTTTTACTCCCGCCGAGGTTTTTATTTCACTTTTATCGCTACTACCTTTTTTAGTTTTAATTTGTGTTTCAATCTGATCAGTTTGATGAattgatttatttgaatCATTCGAATCTGAACTAGAGCTATGGCTTTTATTTGTACTAACATCAAACTCGTCTTCTTCGTCAAACCTCTCAAAgattatacttttttcaaTGTCATCTTCAATATGTAAATGATCACCtacttctttttttaaaatttgaaattCGAATTCTTCATCAAATTTAAATTCGTCTATCGAActtgatttattatttaaatcttCATCATCCTCACTTTTATTagtcttttttttgtttgcatcattttttttatgatcaTCTTCTTCATCGCTATTTTGATTACTGCTTTCgttgttatatttatccTCATTATTTTCAGCATTACTTTCAATTGTATTatctttctttttatttttttctttagaTTTGGAAGATGGGGATTTATcatcttctttttttttcttttttctgcttaaattaaatatttttttaaaagtacttatattactttttttgctatttttttttttcatatgtatttttttatcttctttattattatatttgaaCGAATAATCAGACCCTTCATTTGAATCATCCGATTTGCCTTCTACAATTGCAGATCCATTATTTGACTCAATATGAGAaccctttttattataatcacTTTTGAACATAAAGAAACTACCAAAAAAAGATCCACCAACATTATCtccttttttcttttttatattattattacttttttcaaCTATTTcagatttatttaaattcttatttttaaaagaatcATTATCCAGGTAggacatattattttcgtaTGAATTTTTAGCATAATATTCGTCATCACTTTTATTTgcttcttttattttcttgtCTTCAATAATTTCTTCATTGTAGCTATTTCGTTTACCAAGATTTGgattattatgtttatcCATTCGTGTAGTATTTCGCTTATCTGTCTCATCactatttctttttttgtattgctcgtttatattgttattagTAGTAGTAGTATTTTCAGCActgtttcttttttgcTTACTTTCTATCTTTTTTCCatcttcattattattgttagcAGTTATTCCTTCACCTTCTGTTTTTTCTGTCAAGCTCTGTTTTTTAGGGGTTTCAGTAGTTTGTTTTGTATCCTTACTAATGctactttttttcttatctTGTTTGTgcgtttttttattgaaacTATAAATTAAAGAGTGCACATATCCCTTCTTTTTTGAtgaatctttttttttttttgcatcgTTTCCATTCTCTTGAGCATTGGCTTCGCcattattaaattcattaactttttttatcatttctatttttttgctaCTTAAACCAGTTACATAAAGTTGAGCATATAAATCCTGATGACACATTGCACTTCTTTCATAATCTAATGTAACCTcatgaatattatttttaactatATTGTTTACTGAAAATTCAtttgctatttttttttccatattaCACAATTTTACATTCATTAAACCCTTTACGCGACCACACcataattcttttattttattatttatacatttttctaaatatttttttttttcgtcttttaatttttctaattctatattattattaatatattctctttgtaattttaaatCTATCCATTGCCATTTTGAGCAATCTTTTAACCATTTCTCAAAAAGTTTAAAGCTACCccatttatcatttaaaaatgtttcgatttttttaaaatcgtCTTTATTAGACAATATTTCAAAACCTGTATATGCATGAGCATCATCCATATTTGTTTCCACAATTGTATCTGCATTCTTAGtttcataatttatcaACTGAATGTTGTTACCCACATGTGCATTCTTATCATTACTAGTGTCATGAATATGGATCTCATTGCCCACATTTTCTATGTTCAATACATGATGACTACTATTTAAATTTCTATTATGATCATTATCAACAGAAATTTGTGCAGGTacaaaattgttatttgCTATAAGTTGCATAGTATTCGGATCATAGTACAAATTTTCAACCCTTCTTATGGctactttattattataattattgtcTAAACATTTGTAcagaatattattattatatatttcattttgtatattattacagttatctacaaaattaatacaaTTAATTTGTTCACTTGAAATTCTTGTATCTCCATTACAAAACAAATTACATTCTGGGCTATTTCTAAATGATAATGGCATcattacattattatttttattactattgataggaatattattatgcatacTTCGCCTAcctatatttaaattatgtgTAAGcctattattactataagttttattcatattctgagtgttcatatttatgtacCCATTTTGTATTCCATCAAAATTGTATTCATTTAATGGCTTTGCATTAGATAAAGTACTAAATTGCATACTTGAAGCTTCTGCATGGTTGTTCGctttattattcaaaatagCATTACCATGCATAGGCATATCAATTACATTATTAGCCAAATTATTTGGTAAGTTCATGCAAATATTTTGATGAGATAAATGAGCAGGATATGATTGAGTTTCCATTTTATGAGAGCTTTTACATAATTGGGCTGTATTTAAAACTTTTGACACTGTATTAATTtcagtatttttatttgatacaTTTCTATGAGAAGTTGTATTATCATTTGGGGTGTCTTCTTCTACCcctttgtttattttatctataATGCAATAATTCttaaatttattcatatgCTGTGATAATACGCTGGCTTTAGcagcatttattttatcgtCAGTATAAATAGAAtcgtataaataaaaaaaatcattcAAATCTCTATAATAAGGCGGACATACTAATTGCTTCTTTTGAGCAGCTTTATATTcgtattctttttttttttctatcgGCTCATTTCCTAAAACATTGTAGACTTTTTCAGGAGATGGAATAGTTGTCATATTATCTattgaattaaaaattaagtttatcacatttttttttatattatgtatatcatcatttaaattttttacattatcaTAGTAACTTTGTACTTCTTCTTctaaagaatattttaattgcttatataaaaaagataacaTTGTTTTAGCAAAAGTAAGTTCTCCATCTTGATCTCCAATCCTtttcatttcatttattttattgtatacaatttcttttattaaactattaaatttttttgtatcatAAACACACAAAAttaattcttttaatttagtattgatatatttaaattttaaaagatcAAATGTTATTTGATTTAGAAtaactttatttatatcatcttTAATTGTACTGTCTtctaaatattcatattttgtttttaatttattttttcttatatcttctattaatatatcaattatttcattttgaaaaagtaaaatatattttaaatcatCATAAATCCTTTTCacatttccttttttttttattttatcgaTATCTGCTTTTATCTTTTCAACTTCTCTCTTTAAATCTTCATGTGgttcaaaatttaaattcttGTCCATATTGTTCTGAGCTTTTGCTTCCTCTTCAGCATTATTAGAATTGTCTATATAATTTagacttttttttttttttttattgctactttttttttttttaatctttacattatcattatcatCTTTTGATTTCTTCTTATTCatactaattttttttttcatatttttcgcACTTTTGGAATTTCTTTTATCGCTATGCTTAGCATTGgtatttgcatttttatcaGAAGAGTTCtgtttatttaattcaCTAAAagacaaataatatttttgttgatCTACATGTTCTGGATTAGATAGTAAATAAgaatcatatatatcagAAATGGAAcctttttccattttatatatttttttatcttttttcaATAAGCTCATaatatctatttttttttttgtatgctttctttttatttctccTTCACCATTTGGTgttgctttttttattttggtcCCCATTCTAACATCATTTGAGCTAGTCATTTCTTTCATAGCATTTATTTCGTTCTCATACACATTTTCGgttctaaaaaataatggaaaaatataaatattataatatattcatttatttaacaCAATAGACATAACAAAGACATTCAACGAATAGCCAAATTACATGcacacatttatatatacattattttttatgcattcttcatattgattattttattattgtgtTCGTTGAAACGGTACaacatttttcaaatgCATTCACTCTGATATACaatttcaaataattaaacattttctaataaaaatatttccacgtgcatctttttttattttccatttgcATGTATATGTGTGCATATGGATCTtataatgaattttataaagtaatgaatattttgaaatcaAATATgagtta
Protein-coding sequences here:
- a CDS encoding 2-oxoisovalerate dehydrogenase subunit alpha, mitochondrial, putative — encoded protein: MMNTLQKFVCRNNNLLKLCSKRNICNLSKQNKFSGYKIYTDGLIHSEFSTDLKTVNEVAKLPIFRILDTNGNLLDGHTAPFDDEEVLNLYKQMVEFSIWDEIFYGIQRQGRISFYIVNDGEEGLHFGIGKALTVDDHLYCQYRETGILLSRGFTYEDILNQLFGTKYDEGKGRQMCICYTKKDLNIHTITTPLGSQLSHAAGCGYALKLDNKKAVAATFCGDGSSSEGDFYAAVNFASVRQSQTMFICKNNLYAISTSIKDQYRGDGIAPRALALGVESIRVDGNDLFASYLATKKMRDICIQESKPVFMEFMSYRYGHHSTSDDSTLYRPKEENDAWKKEGVHPISRLFLYLKNKNLYTDNEDQLHRKSVKEKVLKELKKYENVKRYNIVGGLFEDVYHEEDWNIKEQREQFEQFFKENKNNYDTSKFEN